From the Bacteroidia bacterium genome, one window contains:
- a CDS encoding family 20 glycosylhydrolase, producing MMRNALSCTIVLLWLSVAALAQGPTPAPPPEAPLIPRPARAIIQPGAFSITEKTVIVVDTGAHAPLSSAEFLAGMIAQVSPFRPTVVRAPRESAAPGSIVFSRMEANAEVSPEAYALRVYPAGIRISAPSEAGAFYAVMTLRQLLPARFESPAGRDTVKAWTVPSATVQDIPRFPWRGLLLDCCRHFMDVDFIKRTIDMLALLKMNRLHWHLTEDQGWRIEIRKYPALTS from the coding sequence ATGATGCGTAACGCTCTTTCCTGTACAATAGTCCTCCTGTGGCTTTCCGTGGCTGCGCTTGCACAGGGTCCTACCCCGGCACCGCCGCCGGAAGCGCCGCTCATACCGAGGCCGGCGAGGGCCATCATACAACCGGGCGCGTTTTCCATCACCGAGAAAACGGTCATCGTCGTGGATACCGGTGCGCACGCACCGCTCAGCAGCGCCGAATTTCTTGCCGGGATGATAGCGCAGGTCTCGCCCTTCAGACCAACCGTCGTTCGCGCACCTCGCGAAAGCGCGGCCCCGGGCAGCATCGTCTTCTCGCGCATGGAAGCAAACGCGGAGGTCTCCCCCGAGGCATACGCACTGCGTGTATACCCCGCCGGCATACGCATTTCGGCGCCTTCCGAGGCCGGGGCGTTCTATGCCGTCATGACGCTGCGCCAGCTCCTGCCGGCGCGTTTTGAATCACCCGCCGGTCGGGACACCGTGAAGGCATGGACCGTCCCCTCGGCTACAGTGCAGGATATTCCTCGTTTCCCCTGGCGCGGACTGTTGCTGGACTGCTGCCGGCATTTCATGGATGTGGATTTCATCAAACGCACCATCGATATGCTCGCTTTGCTGAAGATGAACCGTCTGCACTGGCATCTCACCGAAGATCAGGGTTGGCGCATCGAAATACGGAAATATCCGGCGTTGACGTCCG
- a CDS encoding carbohydrate-binding family 9-like protein translates to MPLLPLFFHLLLASFLVADSAPMRGGIETPRQAPRISLVALNAVPDEPYYTIVPHTYCCLKASGKITVDGKMDEAAWGTAPWTEDFVDIQGEGKAKPRFRTRVKMLWDDSYFYFFAEMDEPHVWGTLTERDAVIFHDNDFEIFINPSGKNHYYYEFEMNALNTVWDLFLPKPYRDGGPADNSWDIKGLLSAVHVQGTLNDPSDTDRGWTAEVAIPWSAFDRHGEKKPSFAGKTWRVNFSRVQWRHDVKGGRYEKVPGSSEDNWVWSPQGVVDMHRPEKWGWVRFVNSTKDCADFTADKQYPYIMSLHRIYWAQKDFLKKHKRWAKSFVELGMISDSLRIDEWVPVLTPTHNGWKAEYSVLADERMDSKTWVLLAITQDSELSRSIAFDKIVR, encoded by the coding sequence ATGCCTCTGCTCCCATTATTTTTTCATCTCCTGCTTGCTTCATTCCTGGTTGCGGACTCCGCACCCATGCGGGGCGGCATCGAAACACCCCGGCAAGCACCGCGGATTTCCCTGGTCGCGCTCAACGCCGTTCCCGACGAGCCCTACTATACCATCGTGCCCCACACTTACTGTTGTCTGAAAGCGAGCGGGAAAATCACCGTTGACGGAAAAATGGATGAAGCTGCCTGGGGTACCGCGCCGTGGACCGAGGATTTCGTGGACATCCAGGGCGAGGGCAAAGCGAAGCCGCGATTCCGCACCCGCGTCAAGATGCTGTGGGACGACAGCTATTTTTACTTTTTCGCCGAAATGGACGAGCCGCATGTATGGGGGACCCTGACCGAGCGGGACGCCGTCATCTTTCACGACAATGATTTCGAAATATTCATCAACCCTTCCGGCAAAAATCATTATTACTACGAATTCGAGATGAACGCCCTGAATACGGTGTGGGATCTCTTCCTGCCCAAGCCCTACCGCGACGGCGGACCTGCGGACAACAGCTGGGACATCAAGGGATTGCTCAGCGCGGTGCATGTGCAGGGGACTTTAAACGATCCATCCGATACCGATCGGGGATGGACTGCGGAAGTGGCTATACCCTGGAGCGCGTTCGATCGCCACGGAGAGAAAAAACCGTCGTTCGCCGGAAAGACCTGGCGCGTGAATTTTTCCCGCGTCCAATGGCGGCACGATGTGAAGGGCGGTCGCTACGAAAAAGTACCGGGGAGCAGCGAAGATAACTGGGTGTGGTCGCCGCAAGGGGTCGTGGACATGCACAGGCCCGAGAAATGGGGCTGGGTGCGCTTCGTGAACAGCACGAAGGACTGCGCGGATTTCACCGCCGACAAGCAATATCCCTACATCATGTCGCTGCACCGCATCTATTGGGCACAGAAAGATTTTCTTAAAAAACACAAGCGTTGGGCGAAGAGCTTCGTCGAGCTCGGGATGATCTCGGATTCCCTGCGCATAGACGAATGGGTGCCTGTGCTCACCCCGACACACAACGGATGGAAAGCCGAATACTCCGTGCTCGCCGACGAGCGTATGGACAGTAAAACCTGGGTACTGCTCGCGATAACACAGGATTCCGAACTGTCACGTTCCATCGCTTTCGATAAAATCGTCCGCTGA
- a CDS encoding GH92 family glycosyl hydrolase: MRYFRPILITASLLCIPTFFLTAQSSAVEYVNPFIGTGAHGHTYPGATVPFGMVQLSPDAGKKGWDWCSGYHYSDTALIGFSHTHLSGTGCADLGDILFMPTTSWRSVDRTYRSPFSHDREEASPGYYKVRLLDNDILVELTTTRRCGLHRYTFPVSDSARIIVDLGYGQDDRTVESGMRMVDDRLLTGYRVSSGWAPLQRVYFAAQFSAPVLAVTNGEDGRRVSSSHEFSGRSALAVLSFGRAATQHPLLVKVGISSVSVENALENLRAEADYFDDFDQARWQARRQWDDALSQISFAAEDDAMRRTFTTALYHCMLAPALYSDTDGRYRGGDDSVHSAEGYEHYTIFSLWDTFRALHPLFTILNPGLVTHWVRSMLAFYDESGQLPVWTLHANETNCMIGYHSVPVIADALLKGIEGIDANKALKAMKASAEQEKGGLKFYSMASELDVDSVLSNNNRRTLLSTLDWTGITTVISGFASEESGATLGYHSSHPDAHEALLTRATYEAMPIVWRSAVVPAEAGDGAIALAWLAGMSTNKGGNLFTLSVNGREILSFRTPRTADSSVVTAQGNGAVLHFAADMVDEFGDLFGTMTLILPKGMFDSGRPLSLRLEGERAGSQDWVMTFKHSFSGRRFAATDVGSAQGKDGPLQFARVCMEHLGQPTMITVTSDAGITATSTLYPGLNIITTPMKATREERAAHLEVRDDAGRNETIRFTLRPQSTPRYIPADKENESVSKTLEYAYDDWCIAQTATLLGQHADAQRFTDRSQYYRSLFDTDLGFMRGRNLDGSWRTPFNPRFSTLKQHEYTEGNAWQYTWFVPHDVDGLIGLMGGREKFCAKLDSLFEQSSDLEGTGATGDVTGLIGMYAHGNEPSHHIAYLYNRAGQPWKTQRLVRRIMREMYHDQPDGLIGNEDCGQMSAWYVFSAMGFYPVNPCGGVYDIGSPVLDRVIIDVGDDKVFTIEAENNTPENVYIQAATLNGNPLEHPWIRHEDIMRGGTLHFVMGPQPSSLWSTQQ, from the coding sequence ATGCGATATTTCAGACCAATCCTTATCACAGCAAGTCTCCTGTGCATTCCGACGTTCTTTCTGACCGCGCAGTCGTCGGCGGTGGAGTACGTGAATCCCTTCATCGGCACGGGAGCGCATGGACACACGTATCCCGGCGCCACTGTACCTTTCGGCATGGTGCAGCTCAGTCCCGATGCCGGTAAAAAAGGGTGGGATTGGTGCTCGGGCTATCATTATTCCGACACGGCACTCATCGGCTTCAGCCATACGCATCTGAGCGGTACCGGTTGCGCGGATCTCGGAGATATCCTGTTCATGCCCACGACGTCCTGGCGCAGTGTGGACAGAACCTATCGCTCGCCGTTTTCTCATGATCGGGAGGAAGCCTCGCCCGGATACTACAAGGTCCGCCTTCTGGATAATGACATTCTTGTGGAACTCACGACCACACGTCGCTGCGGGCTCCATCGTTATACCTTTCCCGTAAGCGACTCCGCACGCATTATCGTGGACCTCGGATACGGGCAGGACGACCGTACGGTGGAGAGCGGTATGCGGATGGTTGACGATCGTCTCCTCACGGGGTACCGTGTTTCCAGCGGCTGGGCGCCATTACAGCGAGTGTATTTCGCGGCACAGTTTTCGGCGCCTGTGCTCGCGGTGACAAATGGCGAGGACGGCAGGCGCGTCAGTTCTTCGCATGAATTCAGCGGACGCTCGGCGCTGGCGGTTCTGTCGTTCGGTCGCGCAGCGACACAGCATCCCCTGCTCGTCAAGGTCGGCATCTCGTCCGTGAGCGTGGAAAACGCCCTGGAAAATCTGCGCGCCGAGGCGGACTACTTCGACGACTTCGACCAGGCGCGCTGGCAGGCGCGGCGACAGTGGGACGACGCTTTGTCTCAAATCAGCTTCGCGGCGGAAGACGACGCGATGCGACGCACGTTCACGACGGCGCTCTATCATTGCATGCTCGCTCCGGCGCTGTACAGCGACACCGACGGACGCTATCGCGGCGGAGACGACAGTGTGCACAGCGCGGAGGGGTACGAGCATTACACGATATTTTCGCTCTGGGACACCTTCCGCGCGCTGCATCCGCTGTTCACCATTCTCAACCCCGGGCTGGTCACGCATTGGGTGCGATCCATGCTGGCCTTTTACGATGAGAGCGGTCAGTTGCCGGTGTGGACGCTGCATGCGAACGAAACGAATTGCATGATCGGCTATCACTCCGTGCCCGTCATCGCCGATGCTTTACTCAAAGGGATCGAAGGCATCGACGCGAACAAGGCGCTGAAGGCGATGAAAGCCAGCGCGGAGCAGGAGAAAGGCGGCCTGAAATTCTATTCGATGGCATCGGAACTGGATGTGGACTCCGTGCTCTCGAACAACAACAGGCGCACGCTTCTTTCCACACTGGACTGGACCGGTATCACCACAGTGATCAGCGGTTTCGCTTCGGAGGAATCGGGCGCTACCCTGGGCTATCATTCCTCCCATCCGGATGCGCATGAGGCCCTCCTGACCCGAGCGACTTATGAAGCAATGCCCATTGTGTGGCGCAGCGCGGTCGTGCCCGCGGAAGCCGGCGATGGTGCCATCGCTCTCGCCTGGCTCGCAGGCATGTCCACCAATAAGGGTGGAAATCTCTTCACCCTGTCGGTGAACGGCCGCGAGATTCTTTCTTTCCGCACACCGCGTACGGCGGACAGCTCCGTCGTGACCGCGCAGGGGAACGGCGCCGTCCTGCATTTTGCTGCGGACATGGTGGACGAATTCGGCGACCTTTTCGGTACCATGACGCTGATACTGCCCAAGGGCATGTTCGACAGCGGGCGGCCGTTGTCGCTCCGGCTCGAGGGCGAACGCGCAGGAAGCCAGGATTGGGTGATGACGTTCAAGCACAGTTTTTCCGGCCGTCGCTTTGCGGCCACCGATGTCGGTTCGGCGCAAGGCAAGGACGGGCCGCTGCAGTTCGCACGCGTGTGCATGGAGCATCTCGGCCAGCCAACGATGATCACGGTAACCAGCGATGCCGGCATTACGGCCACATCGACATTGTACCCGGGTCTGAACATCATCACAACGCCGATGAAGGCAACGCGCGAAGAACGTGCCGCACACCTTGAAGTACGTGACGATGCAGGAAGAAACGAAACGATACGCTTCACGCTGCGCCCGCAGAGCACGCCGCGATACATTCCTGCCGATAAGGAAAACGAGTCCGTTTCGAAAACTCTTGAGTATGCGTACGATGACTGGTGCATCGCACAAACCGCGACCCTGCTTGGTCAACACGCAGACGCGCAGCGGTTTACCGACCGCTCGCAATACTACCGCTCTCTGTTCGATACCGATCTCGGTTTCATGCGCGGACGGAATCTCGACGGGTCGTGGCGCACGCCGTTCAATCCACGCTTCTCCACGCTCAAGCAGCACGAATACACCGAAGGCAACGCATGGCAGTACACCTGGTTCGTTCCGCACGACGTGGACGGACTGATCGGGCTGATGGGCGGACGGGAAAAATTCTGCGCAAAGCTGGATTCGCTGTTCGAGCAGAGTTCGGATCTGGAGGGCACGGGCGCAACCGGTGACGTCACAGGCCTGATCGGCATGTATGCACACGGCAACGAGCCCAGCCATCACATCGCATATCTCTACAATCGCGCCGGGCAACCGTGGAAAACGCAGCGCCTCGTCCGCCGCATCATGCGCGAGATGTATCACGATCAACCGGATGGACTTATCGGAAATGAAGATTGCGGACAGATGTCCGCCTGGTACGTCTTCAGCGCGATGGGTTTCTATCCCGTCAATCCCTGCGGCGGCGTGTATGACATCGGCAGTCCCGTGCTTGACCGCGTGATCATCGATGTGGGTGACGACAAGGTATTTACCATCGAAGCCGAGAACAACACTCCGGAAAACGTCTATATTCAGGCAGCGACGTTGAACGGCAATCCCCTGGAGCATCCCTGGATACGCCACGAAGACATCATGCGTGGTGGTACATTGCATTTTGTCATGGGGCCGCAACCGTCGTCCTTGTGGAGCACACAACAGTAA
- the ettA gene encoding energy-dependent translational throttle protein EttA, whose translation MSDNKIIFSMVGVGKIHKPNKQVLKDIYLSFFYGAKIGVLGLNGAGKSTLLRIIAGEDDDYLGTITSNKDITFGYLPQEPQLDPAKTVREIVEEGVQEIVDLLKAYEEVSAQFAEPDADFDALLEKQGKLQERIDQLDAWDLDSRLEMAMDALRCPPPEASISTLSGGELRRVALCRLLLRHPDVLLLDEPTNHLDAESVAWLEQHLGQYPGTVIAVTHDRYFLDNVAGWILELDRGEGIPFKGNYSSWLEQKRERLALEEKQESKRQRALAEELEWVRMNPKGRHAKSKARISAYEKMLSEEHEKRNEEMEIFIPAGPRLGDVVIEAQGVSKAFGDKLLFEDLTFSLPPGGIVGVIGPNGAGKTTLFRMITGEIEADAGSFNVGSTVRLGYVDQRRPLDAEKTIFQEISGGDDIVRLGNREMNSRAYVGRFNFSGADQQKLVTMLSGGERNRVHLAKTLKEGANVLLLDEPTNDLDVNTLRALEIALENFAGCAVVISHDRWFLDRIATHILAFEGDSTAVWFDGNYKMYEQNRRERLGIAADQPHRIKYKPLTRG comes from the coding sequence ATGAGCGACAATAAAATAATTTTCTCGATGGTGGGTGTAGGGAAAATCCACAAGCCCAACAAGCAGGTGCTGAAGGATATCTACCTTTCGTTTTTCTACGGCGCCAAAATTGGCGTACTGGGTCTCAACGGCGCCGGCAAGTCCACACTGCTGCGCATCATCGCCGGGGAGGACGACGACTATCTCGGCACGATAACCTCGAACAAAGACATCACTTTCGGCTATCTGCCGCAGGAGCCCCAGCTCGATCCCGCGAAAACCGTCAGAGAGATCGTCGAAGAGGGCGTGCAGGAAATCGTGGATCTGCTCAAAGCGTACGAAGAGGTCAGCGCACAATTCGCCGAACCCGACGCGGATTTCGATGCCCTTTTGGAGAAACAGGGCAAGCTGCAGGAGCGCATTGATCAGCTCGATGCCTGGGATCTTGATTCGCGTCTTGAAATGGCGATGGACGCGTTGCGCTGTCCCCCGCCCGAGGCCTCCATTTCCACGCTGTCCGGCGGCGAACTCCGTCGCGTAGCGCTGTGCCGCCTGCTACTGCGGCATCCGGACGTGCTGCTGCTCGACGAGCCGACCAACCACCTTGACGCCGAGTCCGTGGCCTGGCTGGAACAGCATCTCGGGCAATACCCCGGAACCGTCATCGCCGTGACGCATGACCGCTATTTCCTCGACAACGTGGCGGGCTGGATACTCGAGCTCGACCGCGGCGAGGGCATTCCCTTCAAGGGCAACTACTCATCCTGGCTGGAACAGAAACGCGAACGTCTGGCGCTGGAGGAGAAGCAGGAATCCAAGCGTCAGCGTGCGCTGGCCGAAGAGCTGGAATGGGTGCGCATGAATCCCAAAGGCCGCCATGCGAAGAGCAAGGCACGCATCTCGGCCTATGAGAAAATGCTCAGCGAGGAACATGAAAAACGCAATGAGGAGATGGAAATCTTCATCCCCGCCGGTCCGCGCCTCGGCGACGTCGTGATCGAAGCGCAGGGCGTCAGCAAGGCCTTCGGTGATAAGCTGCTGTTTGAGGATTTGACATTTTCTCTTCCCCCCGGCGGGATCGTGGGAGTGATCGGTCCCAACGGCGCGGGCAAGACGACGTTGTTCCGCATGATAACCGGTGAAATCGAAGCGGACGCCGGCAGCTTCAACGTGGGGAGCACGGTCAGGCTCGGATATGTGGACCAGCGCAGGCCGCTCGACGCCGAGAAAACGATATTCCAGGAAATCTCCGGCGGCGATGACATCGTCCGGCTCGGCAATCGCGAGATGAATTCGCGCGCCTACGTCGGACGCTTCAATTTCAGCGGCGCGGATCAGCAGAAGCTTGTGACCATGCTCTCCGGCGGCGAGCGCAACCGGGTCCATCTGGCCAAGACGCTCAAGGAAGGCGCCAACGTGCTGCTGCTCGACGAACCGACCAACGACCTGGACGTCAACACACTGCGCGCACTCGAAATCGCCCTGGAGAATTTCGCGGGTTGCGCCGTGGTGATTTCCCACGACCGCTGGTTCCTCGACCGCATCGCCACACATATTCTCGCCTTCGAGGGTGACAGTACCGCGGTGTGGTTCGACGGCAACTACAAGATGTACGAGCAGAACCGCCGCGAACGCCTCGGCATCGCCGCCGATCAGCCGCATCGGATCAAGTACAAACCCCTGACAAGAGGGTAA
- a CDS encoding NAD(P)/FAD-dependent oxidoreductase produces MKKLLILGAGTAGTLMLNKLHDLLDLDQWQLTIVDQFESHYYQPGFLFIPFGVYTRKDVVKPKRDFFPPGAEVIMSRIERIEPEQRRVLLSNSVVLNYDVLIIATGARITPAETEGLLGDQWFKSIFDFYTIEGACALADFFRHWEGGRLVVNVAEMPIKCPVAPLEFAFLADWWFTERGMRNSVDIHFVTPLPGAFTKPRASAVLGDILGKKNIGLTTEFNIGRVDNEKKTIVSWDDTEIPFDVLVSIPTNMGDAAIERSGMGDELNFIPTNKATLQSLEHENIFVIGDATNLPSSKAGSVAHFQADILCENLLSFIDERPMRGRFDGHANCFIESGFGKGILIDFNYDTEPLPGKFPLPGIGPFSLLEETEMNHYGKIMFRWMYWNFLLKGKELPIESHMSMYGKRL; encoded by the coding sequence ATGAAAAAACTTCTCATTCTTGGAGCGGGCACGGCGGGAACGCTGATGCTGAATAAATTGCACGACCTGCTCGATCTCGATCAATGGCAGCTCACCATCGTGGATCAGTTCGAAAGTCATTACTATCAACCGGGGTTTCTCTTTATCCCCTTCGGCGTGTATACACGCAAGGACGTGGTCAAGCCCAAACGTGATTTCTTTCCGCCCGGAGCAGAGGTGATCATGTCGCGCATCGAGCGTATCGAACCGGAGCAGCGACGCGTCCTGCTCTCGAATTCGGTGGTGCTTAATTACGACGTGCTGATCATCGCAACCGGTGCCAGGATAACGCCGGCGGAAACGGAAGGCCTGCTCGGCGATCAATGGTTCAAATCCATTTTCGATTTCTATACGATCGAAGGTGCATGCGCTCTCGCGGACTTCTTCAGGCATTGGGAGGGCGGCAGGCTTGTGGTGAACGTCGCCGAAATGCCCATCAAATGTCCCGTGGCGCCGCTGGAATTTGCTTTCCTCGCGGATTGGTGGTTCACCGAGCGCGGCATGAGGAACAGCGTTGATATACATTTCGTCACTCCGCTCCCCGGCGCCTTCACCAAGCCACGCGCCTCCGCGGTGCTGGGCGACATTCTCGGAAAAAAGAACATCGGTCTGACCACGGAGTTCAACATTGGTCGCGTGGATAACGAGAAGAAAACCATTGTGTCCTGGGACGACACCGAAATTCCTTTCGACGTGCTCGTCAGCATACCTACGAATATGGGTGACGCGGCGATCGAACGGTCAGGGATGGGTGACGAGCTGAATTTCATTCCCACGAACAAAGCCACTCTGCAATCCCTGGAACATGAAAATATTTTCGTCATCGGTGATGCCACGAATCTACCGAGCTCCAAGGCCGGTTCGGTAGCGCATTTTCAGGCGGATATTCTGTGCGAGAATCTTCTGAGCTTCATCGACGAGCGTCCCATGCGCGGGCGCTTCGACGGGCACGCGAATTGCTTCATCGAATCCGGCTTCGGCAAGGGAATACTGATCGATTTCAACTACGACACGGAACCACTTCCCGGAAAATTCCCTCTGCCCGGTATCGGGCCGTTTTCTTTGCTCGAGGAAACGGAGATGAATCATTACGGCAAAATCATGTTCCGCTGGATGTACTGGAATTTCCTGCTGAAAGGCAAGGAACTGCCGATCGAATCGCATATGTCCATGTATGGCAAAAGGCTGTAA
- a CDS encoding DUF1641 domain-containing protein, protein MAKGCKMEDNERLQRQIDEVNGKLDLILGELALQRRHRQEMQDLQDDLMRVARDMYHVTVRELENIHDEVSTGDIAYLLKKLLRNVNNITAAFEQMESIRGFLEDFAPVSRQLSLDLMRKLHEVEQKGYFDFMRELFAVAERVVTTYNADDVRRLGENIVTILDTVKNLTQPEMLRGVNNALNVYSNLDIVVAEDKSLLKLLREINTPEARRGLAFMIEFLKKLTPAAGDPSTILPHDNTPQQQEH, encoded by the coding sequence ATGGCAAAAGGCTGTAAGATGGAGGACAACGAACGGCTTCAGCGACAAATCGACGAGGTCAACGGCAAGCTCGACCTCATTCTGGGGGAACTCGCGTTGCAGCGACGGCACCGCCAGGAAATGCAGGATCTTCAGGACGATCTCATGCGCGTCGCGCGCGACATGTATCACGTCACTGTGCGCGAGCTCGAGAATATTCACGATGAAGTGAGCACCGGCGATATCGCCTATCTGCTCAAGAAGCTGCTGCGCAATGTGAACAACATCACCGCGGCCTTCGAACAGATGGAAAGCATCCGCGGGTTTCTTGAGGATTTCGCTCCGGTTTCACGCCAGCTGTCGCTCGACCTTATGCGAAAGCTTCACGAAGTGGAGCAGAAGGGCTACTTCGATTTCATGCGCGAGTTGTTCGCTGTGGCCGAAAGGGTGGTGACCACCTACAATGCCGACGACGTCCGTCGACTCGGTGAGAACATTGTCACGATACTCGACACGGTCAAAAACCTGACGCAGCCGGAAATGCTGCGCGGAGTCAACAACGCCCTGAATGTGTACAGCAACCTCGACATCGTCGTCGCAGAGGATAAATCCCTCCTAAAACTTCTGCGTGAAATCAACACACCGGAAGCCCGCCGCGGCCTGGCGTTCATGATAGAATTTCTCAAAAAACTCACACCCGCCGCCGGGGACCCCTCAACGATTCTTCCACACGACAATACACCCCAACAGCAGGAGCATTGA
- a CDS encoding TusE/DsrC/DsvC family sulfur relay protein, giving the protein METREFAGKAIALDADGHMANRAEWTEEIAAAIAADEGIAELTPRHWLVINFMRKAFDEKGDAPSIRRLTKESGVDTKELYDLFPKGPARKAAKIAGLPKPTGCI; this is encoded by the coding sequence ATGGAAACACGTGAATTCGCAGGGAAAGCAATCGCACTCGATGCGGACGGCCACATGGCGAATCGCGCCGAGTGGACCGAAGAAATCGCGGCCGCGATCGCAGCGGACGAAGGCATAGCGGAACTGACGCCGCGTCACTGGCTGGTGATCAATTTCATGCGTAAGGCTTTCGACGAAAAAGGCGACGCGCCGTCCATCCGCCGCCTCACCAAGGAGAGCGGTGTAGACACCAAGGAACTCTACGATCTGTTTCCGAAAGGTCCTGCGAGGAAGGCCGCGAAAATCGCCGGTCTCCCGAAACCCACAGGTTGCATTTAA